One part of the Arabidopsis thaliana chromosome 1 sequence genome encodes these proteins:
- the UGT71C5 gene encoding UDP-glucosyl transferase 71C5 (UDP-glucosyl transferase 71C5 (UGT71C5); FUNCTIONS IN: quercetin 3-O-glucosyltransferase activity, UDP-glycosyltransferase activity, transferase activity, transferring glycosyl groups; INVOLVED IN: metabolic process; LOCATED IN: cellular_component unknown; EXPRESSED IN: 22 plant structures; EXPRESSED DURING: 13 growth stages; CONTAINS InterPro DOMAIN/s: UDP-glucuronosyl/UDP-glucosyltransferase (InterPro:IPR002213); BEST Arabidopsis thaliana protein match is: UDP-glucosyl transferase 71C4 (TAIR:AT1G07250.1); Has 7681 Blast hits to 7623 proteins in 421 species: Archae - 0; Bacteria - 405; Metazoa - 2298; Fungi - 25; Plants - 4881; Viruses - 12; Other Eukaryotes - 60 (source: NCBI BLink).) — protein sequence MKTAELIFVPLPETGHLLSTIEFGKRLLNLDRRISMITILSMNLPYAPHADASLASLTASEPGIRIISLPEIHDPPPIKLLDTSSETYILDFIHKNIPCLRKTIQDLVSSSSSSGGGSSHVAGLILDFFCVGLIDIGREVNLPSYIFMTSNFGFLGVLQYLPERQRLTPSEFDESSGEEELHIPAFVNRVPAKVLPPGVFDKLSYGSLVKIGERLHEAKGILVNSFTQVEPYAAEHFSQGRDYPHVYPVGPVLNLTGRTNPGLASAQYKEMMKWLDEQPDSSVLFLCFGSMGVFPAPQITEIAHALELIGCRFIWAIRTNMAGDGDPQEPLPEGFVDRTMGRGIVCSWAPQVDILAHKATGGFVSHCGWNSVQESLWYGVPIATWPMYAEQQLNAFEMVKELGLAVEIRLDYVADGDRVTLEIVSADEIATAVRSLMDSDNPVRKKVIEKSSVARKAVGDGGSSTVATCNFIKDILGDHF from the coding sequence CATATTCGTTCCTCTGCCGGAGACCGGCCATCTCTTGTCAACGATCGAGTTTGGAAAGCGTCTACTCAATCTAGACCGTCGGATTTCTATGATTACAATCCTCTCCATGAATCTTCCTTACGCTCCTCACGCCGACGCTTCTCTTGCTTCGCTAACAGCCTCCGAGCCTGGTATCCGAATCATCAGTCTCCCGGAGATCCACGATCCACCTCCGATCAAGCTTCTTGACACTTCCTCCGAGACTTACATCCTCGATTTCATCCATAAAAACATACCTTGTCTCAGAAAAACCATCCAAGATTTagtctcatcatcatcatcttccggAGGTGGTAGTAGTCATGTCGCCGgcttgattcttgatttcttctgcGTTGGTTTGATCGACATCGGCCGTGAGGTAAACCTTCCTTCCTATATCTTCATGACTTCCAACTTTGGTTTCTTAGGGGTTCTACAGTATCTCCCGGAACGACAACGTTTGACTCCGTCGGAGTTCGATGAGAGCTCCGGCGAGGAAGAGTTACATATTCCGGCGTTTGTGAACCGTGTTCCCGCCAAGGTTCTGCCGCCAGGTGTGTTCGATAAACTCTCTTACGGGTCTCTGGTCAAAATCGGCGAGCGATTACATGAAGCCAAGGGTATTTTGGTTAATTCATTTACCCAAGTGGAGCCTTATGCTGCTGAACATTTTTCTCAAGGACGAGATTACCCTCACGTGTATCCTGTTGGGCCGGTTCTCAACTTAACGGGCCGTACAAATCCGGGTCTAGCTTCGGCCCAATATAAAGAGATGATGAAGTGGCTTGACGAGCAACCAGACTCGTCGGTTTTGTTCCTGTGTTTCGGGAGCATGGGAGTCTTCCCTGCACCTCAGATCACAGAGATTGCTCACGCGCTCGAGCTTATCGGGTGCAGGTTCATCTGGGCGATCCGTACGAACATGGCGGGAGATGGCGATCCTCAGGAGCCGCTTCCAGAAGGATTTGTCGATCGAACAATGGGCCGTGGAATTGTGTGTAGTTGGGCTCCACAAGTGGATATCTTGGCCCACAAGGCAACAGGTGGATTCGTTTCTCACTGCGGGTGGAATTCCGTCCAAGAGAGTCTATGGTACGGTGTACCTATTGCAACGTGGCCAATGTATGCGGAGCAACAACTGAACGCATTTGAGATGGTGAAGGAGTTGGGCTTAGCAGTGGAGATAAGGCTTGACTACGTGGCGGATGGTGATAGGGTTACTTTGGAGATCGTGTCAGCCGATGAAATAGCCACAGCCGTCCGATCATTGATGGATAGTGATAACCCCGTGAGAAAGAAGGTTATAGAAAAATCTTCAGTGGCGAGGAAAGCTGTTGGTGATGGTGGGTCTTCTACGGTGGCCACATGTAATTTTATCAAAGATATTCTTGGGGAtcacttttga
- the UGT71C4 gene encoding UDP-glucosyl transferase 71C4 (UDP-glucosyl transferase 71C4 (UGT71C4); FUNCTIONS IN: quercetin 3-O-glucosyltransferase activity, quercetin 7-O-glucosyltransferase activity, UDP-glucosyltransferase activity, transferase activity, transferring glycosyl groups; INVOLVED IN: metabolic process; LOCATED IN: cellular_component unknown; EXPRESSED IN: 22 plant structures; EXPRESSED DURING: 13 growth stages; CONTAINS InterPro DOMAIN/s: UDP-glucuronosyl/UDP-glucosyltransferase (InterPro:IPR002213); BEST Arabidopsis thaliana protein match is: UDP-glucosyl transferase 71C3 (TAIR:AT1G07260.1); Has 7587 Blast hits to 7548 proteins in 444 species: Archae - 0; Bacteria - 410; Metazoa - 2119; Fungi - 25; Plants - 4933; Viruses - 39; Other Eukaryotes - 61 (source: NCBI BLink).), with translation MVKETELIFIPVPSTGHILVHIEFAKRLINLDHRIHTITILNLSSPSSPHASVFARSLIASQPKIRLHDLPPIQDPPPFDLYQRAPEAYIVKLIKKNTPLIKDAVSSIVASRRGGSDSVQVAGLVLDLFCNSLVKDVGNELNLPSYIYLTCNARYLGMMKYIPDRHRKIASEFDLSSGDEELPVPGFINAIPTKFMPPGLFNKEAYEAYVELAPRFADAKGILVNSFTELEPHPFDYFSHLEKFPPVYPVGPILSLKDRASPNEEAVDRDQIVGWLDDQPESSVVFLCFGSRGSVDEPQVKEIARALELVGCRFLWSIRTSGDVETNPNDVLPEGFMGRVAGRGLVCGWAPQVEVLAHKAIGGFVSHCGWNSTLESLWFGVPVATWPMYAEQQLNAFTLVKELGLAVDLRMDYVSSRGGLVTCDEIARAVRSLMDGGDEKRKKVKEMADAARKALMDGGSSSLATARFIAELFEDGSSC, from the coding sequence atggtgaAGGAAACAGAGCTAATCTTCATTCCAGTTCCATCCACAGGTCATATTCTCGTCCATATTGAATTCGCCAAGCGTCTCATCAATCTCGACCATCGGATCCACACCATCACTATTCTCAACTTATCCTCACCCTCTTCTCCTCACGCCTCCGTCTTCGCCAGATCTCTCATCGCTTCCCAGCCCAAAATCCGTCTCCACGACCTTCCCCCTATCCAAGATCCTCCTCCATTCGATCTTTACCAAAGAGCTCCCGAAGCTTACATAGTAAAACTCATCAAGAAAAATACTCCTCTGATAAAAGACGCCGTCTCCAGCATCGTCGCGTCGCGTCGTGGAGGCTCAGATTCGGTTCAAGTCGCCGGTTTGGTTCTCGATTTATTCTGCAATTCATTGGTAAAAGATGTTGGCAACGAGCTTAATCTTCCTTCTTACATATACCTTACGTGTAACGCTAGATACTTGGGGATGATGAAATATATTCCGGATCGGCATCGGAAAATCGCATCTGAGTTCGATTTGAGCTCCGGCGATGAAGAATTGCCGGTTCCGGGATTCATAAACGCTATTCCGACGAAATTTATGCCGCCTGGATTGTTCAATAAGGAAGCTTACGAGGCTTACGTAGAGCTAGCGCCGAGATTCGCAGATGCGAAGGGTATTTTGGTTAATTCCTTCACGGAGCTTGAGCCGCACCCGTTTGACTATTTCTCTCACCTGGAGAAATTCCCTCCGGTTTACCCGGTCGGACCGATTCTCAGCTTGAAAGATCGAGCGAGTCCGAACGAAGAAGCAGTCGATCGGGATCAGATCGTTGGGTGGCTCGATGATCAGCCGGAGTCATCGGTGGTGTTCCTCTGTTTCGGGAGCAGAGGAAGCGTTGATGAGCCGCAAGTGAAGGAGATAGCTCGAGCTTTGGAACTCGTCGGCTGCAGATTTCTTTGGTCAATTAGAACAAGCGGCGACGTCGAGACGAATCCTAACGATGTGTTGCCGGAGGGGTTCATGGGCCGAGTAGCAGGCCGAGGTTTGGTATGTGGTTGGGCTCCACAAGTGGAAGTGTTGGCCCATAAAGCAATAGGAGGATTTGTGTCTCACTGTGGTTGGAACTCCACGCTTGAAAGCTTATGGTTCGGGGTTCCTGTCGCAACGTGGCCGATGTACGCAGAGCAACAGCTTAACGCCTTCACGCTGGTGAAAGAGCTTGGGCTTGCGGTGGACCTGCGGATGGATTACGTGTCGAGTCGTGGGGGTTTGGTGACTTGTGATGAGATAGCCAGAGCCGTACGATCTTTGATGGACGGTGgagatgagaagagaaaaaaggttaAGGAGATGGCTGATGCGGCAAGGAAGGCTTTGATGGATGGAGGATCGTCTTCTTTGGCAACTGCTCGATTCATCGCAGAATTGTTTGAAGATGGTTCGTCGTGCTAA
- the UGT71C3 gene encoding UDP-glucosyl transferase 71C3 (UDP-glucosyl transferase 71C3 (UGT71C3); FUNCTIONS IN: quercetin 3-O-glucosyltransferase activity, UDP-glycosyltransferase activity, transferase activity, transferring glycosyl groups; INVOLVED IN: metabolic process; LOCATED IN: cellular_component unknown; EXPRESSED IN: 7 plant structures; EXPRESSED DURING: F mature embryo stage, petal differentiation and expansion stage, E expanded cotyledon stage, D bilateral stage; CONTAINS InterPro DOMAIN/s: UDP-glucuronosyl/UDP-glucosyltransferase (InterPro:IPR002213); BEST Arabidopsis thaliana protein match is: UDP-glucosyl transferase 71C2 (TAIR:AT2G29740.1); Has 7762 Blast hits to 7715 proteins in 456 species: Archae - 0; Bacteria - 482; Metazoa - 2213; Fungi - 22; Plants - 4940; Viruses - 44; Other Eukaryotes - 61 (source: NCBI BLink).), with amino-acid sequence MKAEAEIIFVTYPSPGHLLVSIEFAKSLIKRDDRIHTITILYWALPLAPQAHLFAKSLVASQPRIRLLALPDVQNPPPLELFFKAPEAYILESTKKTVPLVRDALSTLVSSRKESGSVRVVGLVIDFFCVPMIEVANELNLPSYIFLTCNAGFLSMMKYLPERHRITTSELDLSSGNVEHPIPGYVCSVPTKVLPPGLFVRESYEAWVEIAEKFPGAKGILVNSVTCLEQNAFDYFARLDENYPPVYPVGPVLSLKDRPSPNLDASDRDRIMRWLEDQPESSIVYICFGSLGIIGKLQIEEIAEALELTGHRFLWSIRTNPTEKASPYDLLPEGFLDRTASKGLVCDWAPQVEVLAHKALGGFVSHCGWNSVLESLWFGVPIATWPMYAEQQLNAFSMVKELGLAVELRLDYVSAYGEIVKAEEIAGAIRSLMDGEDTPRKRVKEMAEAARNALMDGGSSFVAVKRFLDELIGGDV; translated from the coding sequence atgaaagCAGAAGCAGAGATCATCTTCGTTACATATCCATCCCCTGGTCATCTTCTTGTCTCCATTGAATTCGCTAAATCTCTCATCAAACGTGATGATCGCATCCACACCATCACCATCCTCTACTGGGCTTTACCTCTCGCTCCTCAAGCCCACCTTTTCGCTAAGTCCCTCGTTGCTTCACAGCCTCGAATCCGTCTCCTTGCGTTGCCTGATGTTCAAAACCCTCCACCATTGGAACTCTTCTTTAAAGCTCCCGAAGCTTATATTCTTGAGTCCACCAAGAAAACAGTTCCTTTAGTCAGAGACGCTCTCTCCACTCTAGTTTCTTCACGTAAAGAATCCGGTTCGGTTCGTGTAGTCGGTTTGGTtatcgattttttttgtgttccAATGATCGAAGTGGCAAACGAGCTTAACCTTCCTTCTTACATCTTCCTAACGTGTAACGCTGGGTTTTTAAGTATGATGAAGTATCTCCCTGAGAGACATCGCATAACCACTTCTGAGCTAGATTTAAGCTCCGGCAACGTAGAACATCCAATTCCTGGCTACGTCTGCTCCGTGCCGACGAAGGTTTTGCCTCCAGGTCTATTCGTGAGAGAGTCCTACGAGGCTTGGGTCGAGATTGCAGAGAAGTTCCCTGGAGCCAAGGGCATTTTGGTAAACTCAGTCACATGTCTTGAGCAGAATGCATTTGATTACTTCGCTCGTCTTGATGAGAACTATCCTCCGGTTTACCCGGTCGGACCGGTTCTTAGTTTGAAGGATCGTCCGTCTCCAAATCTGGACGCATCGGACCGGGATCGGATCATGAGATGGCTCGAGGACCAGCCGGAGTCGTCAATTGTGTATATCTGCTTCGGAAGCCTCGGAATCATTGGCAAGCTGCAGATTGAAGAGATAGCTGAAGCCTTGGAACTCACCGGCCACAGGTTTCTTTGGTCAATACGTACAAATCCGACGGAGAAAGCGAGCCCGTACGATCTGTTGCCGGAGGGATTTCTCGATCGGACGGCCAGTAAGGGATTGGTGTGTGATTGGGCCCCGCAAGTAGAAGTTCTGGCCCATAAAGCGCTCGGAGGATTCGTGTCTCACTGCGGTTGGAACTCTGTACTGGAGAGCTTATGGTTCGGTGTTCCGATCGCCACGTGGCCAATGTACGCTGAGCAACAGTTAAACGCATTCTCGATGGTGAAGGAGTTAGGGTTAGCCGTGGAGCTGCGTTTAGACTACGTTTCGGCGTACGGAGAGATAGTAAAAGCTGAGGAGATCGCGGGAGCCATACGATCATTGATGGACGGTGAGGATACGCCGAGGAAGAGAGTGAAGGAGATGGCGGAAGCGGCGAGGAATGCTTTGATGGACGGAGGATCTTCGTTTGTTGCGGTTAAACGATTTCTCGACGAGTTGATCGGCGGAGATGTTTAG
- a CDS encoding Cell division control, Cdc6 (Cell division control, Cdc6; FUNCTIONS IN: ATP binding; INVOLVED IN: regulation of cell cycle, DNA replication; EXPRESSED IN: 22 plant structures; EXPRESSED DURING: 12 growth stages; CONTAINS InterPro DOMAIN/s: ATPase, AAA-type, core (InterPro:IPR003959), CDC6, C-terminal (InterPro:IPR015163), Cell division control, Cdc6 (InterPro:IPR016314); BEST Arabidopsis thaliana protein match is: cell division control 6 (TAIR:AT2G29680.2); Has 1458 Blast hits to 1448 proteins in 345 species: Archae - 437; Bacteria - 0; Metazoa - 359; Fungi - 295; Plants - 123; Viruses - 0; Other Eukaryotes - 244 (source: NCBI BLink).) yields the protein MPTNAGTSLSSYKHIVAIGTTVKSESLESAAYEIPRKRKMRSDSAAVSGNSVSTPKKLKSHLPSSVPNPGMSEKEVVEDSNEILRYPVNLAVSDCLGTKSKWSPRDEEQMRAVKEALHVSKAPSTILCREDEQIRIFEFVKGCIDQQKAGSLYICGCPGTGKSLSMEKVVQQVGDWSTQAGLPPVDTLSVNCTSLSKTTDIFSKILGEIKPGKNANTNSSPLQHLQNLFSQKQESSSSRMMLIIADEMDYLITKDRGVLYDLFMLTTLPFSRCILIGVANAIDLADRFLPKLKSLNCKPMVITFRAYSKDQILRILQERLRVLSYVAFQPKALELCARKVAAASGDMRKALCVCRSALEILEIETRGSTGPESQGPTPDDSVVRMDHMAAALSKTFKSPVVETIQSLPQHQQIIICAAAKAFRGSKKDATVGELNKLYLEICKSWMISPAGITEFTNMCTVLNDQGILKVGQARRDKLKRVSLRVDESDITFALQEIRFFRNCLL from the exons ATGCCTACCAACGCCGGGACAAGTTTGTCTTCTTACAAGCATATTGTAGCCATCGGAACGACGGTGAAATCCGAGAGCCTTGAATCTGCCGCATATGAGATTCCGCggaagagaaagatgagatCGGATTCAGCGGCGGTGTCTGGTAATTCAGTCTCTACGCcgaagaaattgaaatctcATCTACCAAGTTCTGTTCCCAATCCCGGAATGTCAGAAAAG GAAGTTGTGGAAGATTCTAATGAAATTCTGAGATATCCAGTGAATTTGGCTGTGTCTGATTGTTTAGGCACTAAATCTAAGTGGAGTCCTAGAG ATGAAGAGCAAATGAGAGCTGTGAAAGAGGCATTGCACGTGTCCAAAGCACCATCAACAATTCTTTGCCGTGAGGACGAACAAATTCGGATTTTCGAGTTTGTGAAAGGCTGCATAGATCAGCAAAAGGCTGGGAGTTTATACATATGTGGTTGTCCTGGAACTGGAAAATCACTGTCCATGGAGAAAGTAGTACAACAAGTTGGTGATTGGTCAACTCAG GCAGGTTTGCCACCAGTGGATACATTGTCTGTGAATTGCACGTCGCTGAGTAAAACAACAGATATTTTCAGCAAG atTCTTGGTGAAATCAAGCCTGGCAAGAATGCTAACACCAACTCTTCACCTCTACAACATCTtcagaatttgttttctcaaaaacaagaatctTCCAGCTCAAGAATGAT GTTAATAATTGCAGATGAGATGGATTACTTAATCACAAAAGACCGAGGAGTCCTTTATGATCTTTTCATGCTTACAACTTTGCCATTTTCAAGGTGTATACTTATAG GTGTAGCAAATGCAATAGACCTTGCAGATCGTTTCCTTCCAAAATTGAAGTCCCTTAATT GCAAACCTATGGTTATAACATTCCGTGCTTATTCTAAAGATCAGATCCTTAGGATACTACAGGAGAGGCTTAGG GTTCTTTCATATGTTGCATTTCAACCAAAAGCCTTGGAGCTCTGTGCCAGA AAAGTTGCTGCAGCATCAGGTGACATGAGAAAGGCACTATGTGTCTGCAG AAGTGCTCTTGAAATCTTAGAAATAGAAACAAGAGGATCAACTGGTCCAGAATCACAAGGTCCTACTCCAGATGATTCAGTG GTGAGGATGGATCATATGGCTGCTGCATTATCTAAGACTTTTAAATCTCCTGTAGTTGAGACAATTCAGTCTCTTCCTCAACACCAACAA ATCATAATATGTGCTGCTGCAAAGGCTTTCAGAGGGAGCAAAAAGGATGCAACCGTTGGAGAG CTTAATAAGTTATATCTAGAAATCTGTAAATCTTGGATGATTTCTCCAGCTGGAATCACAGAGTTCACTAACATGTGTACAGTGCTAAACGATCAG GGGATATTAAAAGTCGGTCAAGCTCGTAGGGATAAGCTAAAGAGAGTTAGCCTGAGAGTAGACGAATCAGACATCACGTTTGCTCTGCAG GAGATACGATTTTTCCGCAACTGTCTActgtga
- a CDS encoding Cell division control, Cdc6: MPTNAGTSLSSYKHIVAIGTTVKSESLESAAYEIPRKRKMRSDSAAVSGNSVSTPKKLKSHLPSSVPNPGMSEKEVVEDSNEILRYPVNLAVSDCLGTKSKWSPRDEEQMRAVKEALHVSKAPSTILCREDEQIRIFEFVKGCIDQQKAGSLYICGCPGTGKSLSMEKVVQQVGDWSTQAGLPPVDTLSVNCTSLSKTTDIFSKILGEIKPGKNANTNSSPLQHLQNLFSQKQESSSSRMMLIIADEMDYLITKDRGVLYDLFMLTTLPFSRCILIGVANAIDLADRFLPKLKSLNCKPMVITFRAYSKDQILRILQERLRVLSYVAFQPKALELCARKVAAASGDMRKALCVCRSALEILEIETRGSTGPESQGPTPDDSVVRMDHMAAALSKTFKSPVVETIQSLPQHQQIIICAAAKAFRGSKKDATVGELNKLYLEICKSWMISPAGITEFTNMCTVLNDQVCCFRGY; the protein is encoded by the exons ATGCCTACCAACGCCGGGACAAGTTTGTCTTCTTACAAGCATATTGTAGCCATCGGAACGACGGTGAAATCCGAGAGCCTTGAATCTGCCGCATATGAGATTCCGCggaagagaaagatgagatCGGATTCAGCGGCGGTGTCTGGTAATTCAGTCTCTACGCcgaagaaattgaaatctcATCTACCAAGTTCTGTTCCCAATCCCGGAATGTCAGAAAAG GAAGTTGTGGAAGATTCTAATGAAATTCTGAGATATCCAGTGAATTTGGCTGTGTCTGATTGTTTAGGCACTAAATCTAAGTGGAGTCCTAGAG ATGAAGAGCAAATGAGAGCTGTGAAAGAGGCATTGCACGTGTCCAAAGCACCATCAACAATTCTTTGCCGTGAGGACGAACAAATTCGGATTTTCGAGTTTGTGAAAGGCTGCATAGATCAGCAAAAGGCTGGGAGTTTATACATATGTGGTTGTCCTGGAACTGGAAAATCACTGTCCATGGAGAAAGTAGTACAACAAGTTGGTGATTGGTCAACTCAG GCAGGTTTGCCACCAGTGGATACATTGTCTGTGAATTGCACGTCGCTGAGTAAAACAACAGATATTTTCAGCAAG atTCTTGGTGAAATCAAGCCTGGCAAGAATGCTAACACCAACTCTTCACCTCTACAACATCTtcagaatttgttttctcaaaaacaagaatctTCCAGCTCAAGAATGAT GTTAATAATTGCAGATGAGATGGATTACTTAATCACAAAAGACCGAGGAGTCCTTTATGATCTTTTCATGCTTACAACTTTGCCATTTTCAAGGTGTATACTTATAG GTGTAGCAAATGCAATAGACCTTGCAGATCGTTTCCTTCCAAAATTGAAGTCCCTTAATT GCAAACCTATGGTTATAACATTCCGTGCTTATTCTAAAGATCAGATCCTTAGGATACTACAGGAGAGGCTTAGG GTTCTTTCATATGTTGCATTTCAACCAAAAGCCTTGGAGCTCTGTGCCAGA AAAGTTGCTGCAGCATCAGGTGACATGAGAAAGGCACTATGTGTCTGCAG AAGTGCTCTTGAAATCTTAGAAATAGAAACAAGAGGATCAACTGGTCCAGAATCACAAGGTCCTACTCCAGATGATTCAGTG GTGAGGATGGATCATATGGCTGCTGCATTATCTAAGACTTTTAAATCTCCTGTAGTTGAGACAATTCAGTCTCTTCCTCAACACCAACAA ATCATAATATGTGCTGCTGCAAAGGCTTTCAGAGGGAGCAAAAAGGATGCAACCGTTGGAGAG CTTAATAAGTTATATCTAGAAATCTGTAAATCTTGGATGATTTCTCCAGCTGGAATCACAGAGTTCACTAACATGTGTACAGTGCTAAACGATCAG GTTTGTTGCTTCAGGGGATATTAA